A single window of Helicobacter pylori NCTC 11637 = CCUG 17874 = ATCC 43504 = JCM 12093 DNA harbors:
- a CDS encoding purine-nucleoside phosphorylase → MLLCAGRNETLKGATPIGVGLIESAINLTRICLKNPHAESLIFIGSAGSYSPEMELLSVFESVCGYQIEESFSHLNSYTPLDNSIHIETEEKALFERVGVNSSNYIHTGEMFAKKMVQKGVLLENMEFFSVLSVAKAFSLKAKGIFCVSNHVGLNAHQQFKENHAKVKQILENIIDSLII, encoded by the coding sequence AATGAAACTTTAAAAGGGGCGACGCCTATTGGTGTGGGTTTGATAGAGAGCGCGATTAATTTAACGAGAATATGCCTAAAAAACCCTCATGCAGAAAGCCTTATTTTCATAGGGAGTGCAGGGAGTTATAGCCCAGAAATGGAGCTTTTAAGCGTGTTTGAAAGCGTTTGCGGCTATCAAATTGAAGAGAGTTTTAGCCATTTAAACAGCTACACGCCTTTGGATAATTCCATTCACATAGAAACTGAAGAGAAGGCTCTTTTTGAAAGGGTGGGCGTGAATAGCAGTAACTATATCCACACCGGTGAAATGTTTGCTAAAAAAATGGTTCAAAAGGGCGTTTTATTAGAAAACATGGAGTTTTTTAGCGTTTTAAGCGTGGCTAAGGCGTTTTCTTTGAAGGCTAAAGGGATTTTTTGCGTGAGTAACCATGTAGGACTTAACGCGCATCAGCAATTTAAAGAAAACCACGCCAAAGTCAAACAGATTTTAGAAAACATCATTGATAGTTTAATAATTTAA
- a CDS encoding DUF2443 domain-containing protein: MFEKIRKILADIEDSQNEIEMLLKLADLSLGDFIEIKRGSMDMPKGVNEAFFTQLSEEVERLKELINALNKIKKGLLVF; the protein is encoded by the coding sequence ATGTTTGAAAAAATACGCAAGATTTTAGCGGATATTGAAGATTCGCAAAATGAAATTGAAATGCTTTTAAAATTAGCGGATTTGAGTTTGGGGGATTTCATTGAAATTAAAAGAGGGAGCATGGACATGCCAAAGGGCGTGAATGAAGCGTTTTTTACGCAATTAAGCGAAGAAGTGGAGCGATTGAAGGAGCTTATTAACGCTTTAAATAAAATCAAAAAAGGGTTATTGGTGTTTTAA